The Oculatellaceae cyanobacterium genome has a window encoding:
- a CDS encoding LuxR C-terminal-related transcriptional regulator codes for MTSPLKFLFEAIDQADSEDEMRSQIVPQIGEYFVAKRCSLFFFDQLPDLNKNLQKILKIGLSVEHNPVVRYLVERHAPVHEALVMSPKAWTIICPRPDHWHVMAGPIVNRGQLVGVVGCTREKSMPAFDTQNLADLSAICLHLSVWVTTVQSCSDSKEVSQHQLKGSSRLTPREMQIAQLVALGRTNAEIGNELWITENSVKQALKRMFRKIEVSSRAEMVAQLFATREYSQFPR; via the coding sequence ATGACAAGTCCCTTGAAGTTTCTGTTTGAAGCTATCGACCAAGCCGATAGTGAAGATGAAATGCGATCGCAAATCGTCCCCCAAATTGGTGAGTATTTTGTAGCTAAACGATGTTCCCTTTTTTTCTTCGATCAACTTCCTGATTTAAATAAAAATCTGCAAAAAATACTGAAAATAGGGCTATCAGTCGAACATAATCCTGTAGTGCGTTATTTAGTAGAGCGTCATGCTCCTGTCCACGAGGCATTAGTAATGTCGCCAAAGGCTTGGACAATCATCTGCCCCCGTCCGGATCATTGGCACGTGATGGCGGGGCCGATCGTAAATCGTGGTCAATTAGTAGGTGTCGTAGGCTGCACCCGTGAAAAGTCTATGCCTGCTTTTGATACACAAAATCTAGCTGATTTGAGTGCTATCTGCTTACATTTATCTGTTTGGGTGACAACGGTGCAATCTTGTAGCGACTCAAAAGAAGTATCCCAGCATCAACTTAAAGGTAGCTCACGCTTAACGCCTCGTGAAATGCAGATTGCACAATTAGTTGCTTTGGGACGAACGAATGCAGAAATTGGAAATGAACTTTGGATTACGGAAAATTCTGTCAAGCAGGCATTGAAGCGGATGTTCCGTAAGATTGAGGTTTCGTCGCGTGCCGAGATGGTGGCACAGCTTTTCGCTACACGGGAATATTCACAATTTCCTCGCTAA
- a CDS encoding DUF6220 domain-containing protein → MTVSSEIDSASIRPLVLGFYATSVVFNICLIFQLLTVGVAYFSNPEWWHIHVWLVRGYSGLSLVLLLWSFITPFPRRIQRLTATLPVLLGLQFASIHIKTPFHLEILHPLIGFSLFYVSSSLVHGVSRILSSVNDRNEQI, encoded by the coding sequence ATGACAGTAAGTTCAGAAATTGATAGTGCGAGCATACGCCCTCTTGTTCTTGGCTTTTATGCGACTTCAGTAGTCTTTAACATCTGCTTGATTTTTCAGCTATTAACGGTTGGGGTCGCTTACTTTAGTAATCCTGAATGGTGGCATATTCACGTTTGGCTAGTACGAGGCTATAGTGGACTGTCATTAGTCTTACTTTTATGGTCATTCATTACCCCATTCCCACGCCGAATACAACGTCTCACCGCAACTCTACCAGTGCTGCTGGGATTACAATTTGCCAGCATTCATATAAAAACTCCTTTTCACCTAGAGATACTACATCCTTTGATTGGATTTAGTTTATTTTATGTTTCTTCAAGCCTTGTACATGGCGTATCGCGCATTTTATCGTCTGTCAATGATCGCAACGAGCAAATTTGA
- a CDS encoding alpha/beta fold hydrolase — protein MNRQRYWLLFIAFVLIVLSWWGVLSARHGLVVRSLTSNQVPMLYIAPQQADRVPGVLVAHGYAGSKQLMLGYGYVLAHAGYAVMLWDFSSHGANTTHNTNSQSLQQDLEIATASLVAQPEVDPKRLALLGHSMGSGVVMSAAINEPLRFAATVGISPTGAAVTPDIPRNLQLQAGSWEGGFIQNAQKLLQKAGGENQNFASGKARSLLIIPNAEHITILWRNASHQAARKWLDATFNLSSQNNYIDRRMAWYGMHLIGWLLVLGAVSPNLTTPVKHKVHPIRSAIGLIVAPLVAGGVLQGLSQIINLHNLGGIMVGGAIGIWFGVAGLVWLTIITSLPRPTFKSLIVGILLFVLLWISFGLMAQFVWLQWWLIPARLQLVPLLSLACLPWFLASGVAQHDAGLGGRFFWWFGQSLALVLGFIFVINLLPQLSFIFLLLPVFPLLIAILTWASSGLNEIWSYAVGSALFFGWAIAAAFPLST, from the coding sequence ATGAATCGACAGCGTTATTGGCTATTATTCATCGCATTTGTATTAATTGTGCTGTCGTGGTGGGGAGTACTTTCAGCACGTCATGGACTTGTAGTGAGATCGCTTACCAGTAATCAAGTACCAATGTTGTACATCGCACCGCAACAAGCCGATCGTGTGCCTGGTGTACTCGTAGCACATGGATATGCAGGTTCAAAGCAATTGATGTTGGGTTACGGATATGTGTTAGCACACGCTGGATATGCAGTAATGCTTTGGGACTTTAGCAGTCATGGAGCGAATACTACTCATAATACAAATTCTCAATCACTACAACAAGATTTAGAGATTGCCACTGCTAGTTTAGTAGCACAGCCGGAAGTAGATCCTAAACGCTTGGCATTATTAGGGCATTCAATGGGTAGTGGTGTAGTGATGTCAGCCGCAATTAATGAACCCTTACGTTTTGCTGCGACTGTAGGGATTTCCCCAACTGGTGCTGCTGTCACACCAGATATTCCGCGTAATCTCCAGTTACAAGCAGGTAGTTGGGAAGGTGGCTTTATTCAAAATGCCCAAAAGTTATTACAAAAAGCAGGCGGAGAGAATCAAAACTTTGCTTCAGGAAAAGCGCGATCGCTTCTAATTATTCCTAATGCTGAACATATCACTATTTTGTGGCGTAATGCCAGTCACCAAGCCGCTAGAAAATGGCTTGATGCTACTTTCAATCTATCTAGCCAAAACAATTATATTGATCGGCGGATGGCTTGGTATGGTATGCACTTAATTGGCTGGCTGCTGGTTTTGGGCGCAGTTTCTCCGAATTTGACAACACCAGTTAAACACAAAGTACATCCTATAAGAAGTGCAATTGGTTTAATCGTTGCCCCACTTGTAGCTGGTGGCGTACTGCAAGGCTTAAGCCAAATTATTAACTTGCATAATTTGGGTGGGATTATGGTTGGTGGTGCGATCGGCATTTGGTTTGGTGTGGCAGGTTTAGTTTGGTTAACTATAATTACAAGCCTGCCACGTCCCACATTTAAATCTCTAATCGTAGGAATTTTACTATTTGTATTACTGTGGATTAGTTTTGGATTGATGGCACAGTTTGTTTGGTTGCAATGGTGGTTAATTCCAGCCAGACTTCAGCTTGTTCCATTATTATCTTTAGCCTGTCTGCCTTGGTTTTTAGCATCAGGAGTTGCACAGCATGATGCGGGATTAGGAGGACGTTTTTTCTGGTGGTTTGGGCAGAGTTTAGCTCTGGTTTTAGGTTTTATTTTTGTAATTAATTTACTACCCCAACTCAGTTTTATTTTCTTGTTACTACCAGTATTTCCTTTACTAATAGCTATTTTGACCTGGGCAAGTTCTGGGTTAAATGAAATCTGGAGTTATGCTGTGGGTAGTGCTTTATTTTTTGGTTGGGCTATAGCTGCGGCTTTCCCTCTATCTACTTAA
- a CDS encoding DUF4347 domain-containing protein — MPATTSASYFSIVIIDPTVADYESLIAGIQGNPKIFLLNPEVDGITQITSIIASRIQASSLEIISHSSDGNLYLRNTSINQLNIGSYQSHLNQWINQKIAISDRTRFLPAREYGSICCR; from the coding sequence ATGCCTGCCACCACGTCAGCTTCTTACTTCAGCATAGTTATCATTGACCCTACGGTAGCCGACTATGAATCATTAATTGCAGGCATACAAGGCAACCCAAAAATCTTTCTTCTCAACCCAGAAGTTGATGGCATAACTCAAATTACCTCGATTATTGCTAGCCGTATTCAAGCTTCTAGCTTAGAAATTATCAGTCATAGTAGTGACGGTAACTTATATTTACGCAACACATCAATAAATCAATTAAATATAGGTTCTTATCAAAGCCATTTAAATCAATGGATAAATCAAAAAATAGCTATTTCTGATCGCACGCGTTTTTTGCCTGCCAGAGAATATGGATCTATTTGTTGCAGATAA
- a CDS encoding asparagine synthase-related protein, whose product MKLSSSSWCISWGETPYLYEREGKKSSLRLPNLFSRPNLTTKCENVLKESLIWRDEKICIFTPNPSLQLAFSSTKRFVVVGDIWLTNRQELLQQLGTVSNQNTDCQIVAELWERWGVESLTKLVGMFALAVCDRELQVLYNVRDRVGSYTLYYTNQGSTRWIAPQLRTLAPYHSQDLDLVALRDYLCCAFVPGEQTLWQQVRELRPGTYLTLPDERIQVYWQVQEQITDSNQSLQWHSTQLRNLLNQVIPEYLPTNQPVGVFLSGGLDSSCVTALATKFHTHPVHTYSIHFGEDCPNELEFSSLVANHCQTQHHILEITFKQMWEYLVETMADLDDPIGDPLTVPNLLIAKLAKQTVEIVLNGEGGDPCFGGPKNQPMLLNSLYSSVSNRRDYLSAYLLSFQKCAANLPQLLKPEVWNAVKQAPSVFEADLNSDANYLNRLMRLNIKFKGADQILTKVNNISHAVGLTARSPLFDQRVVELSMKIPPEYKLSGVQEKAVLKQAVADLLPQAILERPKSGMMVPVQLGFRKFWQRQAQKLLLSRNAAIAPYLNQSLIRELLNYQGDTWNRYGVKLWLLVSLEIWLQGNITDGRLIRYSNNS is encoded by the coding sequence GTGAAATTATCTAGTTCATCTTGGTGCATATCCTGGGGAGAAACACCGTACCTCTACGAAAGAGAGGGAAAGAAAAGTAGTCTAAGATTACCAAATCTGTTTTCCCGCCCAAATTTAACCACTAAGTGCGAAAATGTTTTAAAAGAAAGTCTGATTTGGCGAGATGAGAAAATTTGCATATTCACTCCCAACCCAAGTTTGCAACTAGCATTTAGTTCAACAAAGCGATTTGTGGTTGTGGGAGATATCTGGTTAACTAATCGTCAAGAATTGTTACAACAATTAGGGACAGTTTCAAATCAAAATACTGATTGTCAAATTGTTGCTGAACTTTGGGAACGTTGGGGAGTAGAATCACTAACAAAGCTAGTTGGTATGTTTGCCTTAGCTGTGTGCGATCGCGAACTTCAAGTATTATATAACGTGCGCGATCGCGTTGGTTCATACACCTTATACTACACGAATCAAGGCTCTACTCGTTGGATTGCTCCACAACTTAGAACTCTCGCACCTTATCATTCTCAAGATTTGGATTTAGTTGCTTTACGAGATTATCTTTGTTGCGCCTTTGTACCAGGAGAACAAACACTATGGCAACAAGTGCGCGAATTACGCCCTGGAACTTATTTAACTTTACCAGATGAGCGAATTCAAGTTTATTGGCAAGTACAAGAACAGATTACCGATAGTAATCAATCATTGCAATGGCATAGTACACAATTACGCAATTTGCTTAACCAAGTAATCCCAGAATATTTACCCACCAATCAACCCGTTGGTGTGTTTTTATCGGGAGGATTAGATTCTAGTTGTGTGACTGCTTTAGCTACTAAATTTCACACTCATCCAGTACATACTTACTCTATACATTTTGGCGAAGACTGTCCTAATGAATTAGAATTTTCTAGTTTAGTTGCTAACCATTGTCAGACACAACACCACATTTTAGAAATTACTTTTAAGCAAATGTGGGAATATTTGGTAGAAACTATGGCGGATTTAGACGATCCAATTGGCGATCCGCTTACAGTTCCCAATTTATTGATAGCAAAGTTAGCAAAACAGACAGTAGAAATTGTCTTAAATGGTGAAGGCGGCGATCCGTGTTTTGGTGGCCCCAAAAATCAACCTATGCTGCTTAATAGTTTATATAGTTCTGTTAGTAATCGCAGAGATTATTTATCAGCTTATTTGCTATCTTTTCAAAAATGTGCTGCAAATTTACCGCAGTTGCTCAAACCGGAAGTTTGGAATGCTGTTAAACAAGCACCGTCTGTTTTTGAAGCTGATTTAAATAGTGATGCTAATTATTTAAATCGTTTAATGCGATTAAATATTAAATTTAAAGGCGCAGATCAAATATTAACTAAAGTTAATAATATCAGTCATGCCGTTGGTTTAACTGCGCGATCGCCATTATTCGATCAGCGAGTGGTTGAGTTAAGTATGAAAATTCCCCCAGAATATAAATTATCTGGAGTTCAGGAAAAAGCTGTCTTAAAACAAGCGGTTGCTGATTTACTCCCACAGGCAATTTTAGAGCGTCCCAAAAGTGGGATGATGGTTCCTGTGCAGTTAGGGTTTCGGAAGTTTTGGCAACGGCAAGCTCAAAAATTATTATTAAGTCGTAATGCTGCGATCGCACCCTATCTTAACCAATCTTTAATTCGTGAACTGTTGAATTATCAAGGAGATACTTGGAATCGCTATGGAGTAAAGCTTTGGCTATTAGTTAGCTTAGAAATTTGGCTGCAAGGGAATATAACAGATGGCAGGTTAATTAGGTATAGTAACAATAGTTGA
- a CDS encoding MAPEG family protein, whose translation MAQDAIFSPFFATVFLTLVVWVYMYIRRISFFTSIKSHSQELALPTTPDQLAQISPPSVSNPSDNLKNLFEIPVIFYALVLYLFMTKQVDAVYVNAAWVFVIFRALHSIVHCTFNYIMLRFYLYLFATLAVWFIAIRAAIVHFGT comes from the coding sequence ATGGCGCAAGATGCAATTTTCAGTCCCTTCTTTGCAACAGTGTTTCTGACACTCGTGGTCTGGGTGTATATGTACATCCGCCGTATCAGTTTTTTTACCAGTATTAAGAGCCACTCGCAGGAGCTTGCTTTACCTACTACACCTGATCAACTGGCGCAGATATCGCCACCAAGCGTATCGAATCCATCAGATAACCTCAAGAACCTGTTTGAGATTCCGGTAATTTTCTACGCGCTAGTCTTATACCTCTTCATGACAAAGCAGGTGGATGCAGTATATGTCAACGCCGCGTGGGTCTTCGTTATATTTCGCGCATTGCATAGCATTGTCCATTGCACATTCAATTACATTATGCTTCGGTTTTACCTATACCTATTCGCTACCCTGGCAGTATGGTTCATCGCCATTCGCGCAGCCATTGTCCACTTTGGCACTTAG
- a CDS encoding DUF3370 domain-containing protein: MMKNRPIFYLSFLTIFGVSGYWLFAYLTSLEPLAIAQDNTPAPTPKPTPEIIVQDHPVRPLPGQLDSIPMFNSNSPEWLKNEGILLSTFPPTGKSSPQAHLNFPFQGRFDLFVHHQTINPPNLKTFYLGVILHNPGLRPVTVNVLQAASYLTQDSPYIKLPNYVENPNNTVYAGPGDRAVHDVLQGKISSDFPALLIIPPRQSRMLMNLPMPVRDLEKKQNGRSTLMRLRSSGKVYAASLAMFAKQNSNGTERAPNLKEWQATLNTGSLATPRDKVPTPPEQIGGQLIYSRVAGVAQGSRWNAVLVNPPNANDFTIPQPGLAVSYAIATLRGGTLGTNQNQTAKMLVRYPDTAYESHGNYAVEYNINLPLKNPTNQTQTVSLTLSTPLKEERLSRGGLIFRNPSFGFPWFRGSVRLRYKNDQGQQVNRYVHLWQPMGQVLEPLVKLKIPAGDRTNVQLDFIYPPDSTPPQVLTIRS, from the coding sequence ATGATGAAAAATCGCCCGATTTTCTACCTGAGCTTTCTCACTATTTTCGGTGTAAGCGGTTACTGGTTGTTTGCGTACCTTACTTCTCTTGAACCTTTAGCTATAGCTCAAGACAACACACCCGCACCAACACCAAAACCAACACCCGAAATTATAGTACAAGACCATCCTGTGCGACCTCTACCTGGACAGTTGGATTCTATTCCTATGTTTAATAGTAATAGTCCAGAATGGTTGAAAAATGAAGGGATTTTACTATCTACTTTTCCTCCAACTGGAAAATCTTCTCCCCAAGCACACCTCAATTTTCCTTTCCAAGGAAGATTCGATTTATTTGTTCACCATCAAACTATCAATCCGCCCAATCTAAAAACTTTTTATTTAGGAGTAATTCTACATAATCCAGGTTTGCGACCTGTAACAGTCAATGTGTTGCAAGCAGCGAGCTATTTAACTCAAGATTCGCCCTATATTAAGTTACCAAACTATGTCGAAAATCCTAATAATACTGTATATGCTGGCCCTGGCGATCGCGCAGTGCATGATGTTCTCCAAGGCAAAATATCATCCGATTTTCCAGCTTTATTAATTATTCCGCCCCGTCAAAGTCGGATGTTAATGAATCTTCCTATGCCAGTGCGGGATTTGGAAAAGAAACAAAATGGTCGTTCTACTTTGATGCGACTGCGTAGTAGTGGCAAGGTTTATGCTGCTAGTTTAGCTATGTTTGCTAAACAAAATTCAAATGGTACGGAACGCGCCCCCAATCTCAAAGAATGGCAAGCAACTTTAAATACTGGTTCTTTAGCAACTCCGCGAGATAAAGTTCCTACTCCACCTGAACAGATTGGCGGTCAATTAATTTACAGTCGTGTTGCTGGTGTAGCGCAAGGTTCAAGATGGAATGCTGTTTTAGTTAACCCTCCTAATGCTAATGATTTTACTATCCCTCAACCAGGTCTCGCTGTATCTTATGCGATCGCCACTTTGCGGGGCGGCACTTTAGGAACTAATCAAAACCAAACAGCAAAAATGCTAGTAAGATACCCAGATACAGCTTATGAATCGCATGGTAATTATGCTGTTGAATACAATATTAATTTACCTCTAAAAAATCCAACTAACCAAACGCAAACGGTTAGTTTAACTTTGTCAACGCCATTAAAAGAAGAGCGGTTAAGTCGAGGTGGTTTAATTTTCCGCAACCCATCTTTTGGTTTTCCCTGGTTTCGAGGTAGCGTGAGATTGCGATATAAAAACGACCAAGGACAACAAGTGAATCGCTACGTCCATTTGTGGCAACCAATGGGTCAGGTATTAGAACCTTTAGTAAAATTGAAAATTCCAGCAGGCGATCGCACAAATGTACAACTAGATTTTATTTATCCTCCCGATTCTACGCCGCCGCAGGTTCTCACCATCAGAAGCTAG
- a CDS encoding leucine-rich repeat domain-containing protein produces MKLTCTTKNSLSSIINSVKYIVTKLPVKVVVASALLMGVTGSMAMDSFVHTAPSYAKTASKTKVRKAKKRVIAKKTVIAKKRVIAKKPVIAKKRVTTKKTVTAIDTSKVQNEVKFKDELLEAAIRQQVGIPDGTRITLEALQRVTNLNASHKGITSLEGIQALRNLTKLVLVDEQISDLKPLASLTNLTDLNLNINQISDLKPLAGLTKLTNLNLDRNQITDVEPLAGLTKLTDLNLSRNQISDVKPLAGLANLIFLNLFQNEISDVKPLAGLTNLTDITLSSNQISDVEPFAGLTNLTFLNLIQNKISNVKPLVGLTKLTTLHLDRNQISDVEFLAGLTNLTRLDLSSNQISDVKPLAGLTNLTMLNLYSNPVSNCQLLPKKFRSGCP; encoded by the coding sequence ATGAAACTTACCTGCACTACCAAAAATTCTTTATCTTCAATCATTAATTCTGTTAAATATATTGTTACTAAACTACCTGTTAAAGTTGTTGTCGCTTCAGCTTTATTAATGGGTGTAACAGGGAGTATGGCGATGGATTCTTTCGTACATACTGCACCAAGCTATGCCAAGACTGCTTCTAAAACCAAAGTTCGTAAAGCTAAAAAGCGAGTTATAGCTAAAAAAACAGTTATAGCTAAAAAGAGAGTTATAGCCAAGAAACCAGTTATAGCTAAAAAGCGAGTTACAACTAAGAAAACAGTTACAGCTATAGATACATCGAAGGTTCAAAACGAAGTTAAATTTAAGGATGAATTGTTGGAAGCTGCGATTAGGCAGCAGGTAGGGATTCCCGATGGCACGCGGATAACGTTAGAAGCCTTGCAAAGGGTAACTAATTTAAATGCCAGTCACAAAGGAATAACCTCATTAGAGGGAATTCAAGCACTTCGCAATCTGACGAAGTTGGTTTTGGTTGATGAGCAAATCAGTGACCTAAAACCGCTGGCTAGCTTGACTAATCTAACTGATCTGAACTTGAATATAAATCAAATCAGTGATTTGAAACCACTAGCGGGTTTGACTAAATTAACTAATCTGAACTTGGATAGAAATCAAATCACTGATGTGGAACCACTTGCGGGTTTAACTAAATTAACTGATCTGAACTTGAGTCGCAACCAAATTAGTGATGTGAAACCACTGGCGGGTTTGGCTAATCTGATTTTTCTGAACTTGTTTCAAAACGAAATCAGTGATGTGAAACCACTGGCGGGTTTGACTAATCTGACGGATATAACATTGAGTAGCAACCAAATCAGTGATGTGGAACCATTTGCGGGTTTGACTAATCTGACTTTTTTGAATTTAATTCAAAACAAAATCAGTAATGTGAAACCGCTGGTGGGTTTGACTAAATTAACTACGCTGCACTTGGATAGAAATCAAATCAGTGATGTGGAATTCCTGGCGGGTTTGACTAATCTGACTAGGCTGGACTTGAGTAGCAACCAAATCAGTGATGTGAAACCACTAGCGGGTTTGACTAATCTGACTATGCTGAACTTGTATAGCAACCCAGTTTCTAACTGTCAATTATTACCCAAAAAATTTCGTAGCGGCTGCCCTTAA